In Bradyrhizobium sp. 170, the DNA window AAGGCGCTGGACCGCGGTGACCCTTTGAACCTGATCCGGGTCATGCCGGCGAAGGGACAGGGATGTACCAGAAGTCAGATCCGCGGGGGGATTCCTCCGTTTCCATCATCGGCGCGGGCATTGCCGGCGCATGGCAGGCGCTGCTGTTCGCGCAGGCCGGCCATGCCGTCACGCTGTATGAGCGCAGTGACGCCGATATGACGCTCGCAACCAGCCACTGGGCCGGCGGCATGCTCGCGCCCTGGTGCGAGGCCGAGGCCTCCGAGCCCGTGATCGGCCGGCTCGGCATCCGCTCGCTCGATCTGTGGCGCGAGCATTTTCCAAAAACCCCGTTCAACGGATCGCTGGTCGTGGCGCATGCGCGCGACCGCGCCGATTTCGAACGTTTTGCGAAGCTGACCACCGGCCATGTCAGGCTCGACGCGCGGGAGTTGAGCGACCTTGAACCGTCGCTGGACGGCCGTTTCCGCGATGGCCTGTTCTATGCCGGTGAAGGCCATGTCGAGCCGCGAAAGGTGCTTCCCGAACTGCATGCCCGCATCGAAGCCGCCGGCGGCACCATCAAGTTCGACTGCGATGCTGATGCCGAGGACCTCGACGGCATCGTGATCGACTGCCGCGGGCTCTCCGCGCGCGACGAGCAACCGGAATTGCGCGGCGTCAAGGGCGAGATGATCATCGTCGAGACGAGCGAGGTCGAGCTGTCGCGCCCGGTGCGGCTGATTCATCCGCGCTGGCCGCTCTATGTCATTCCGCGCGGCGACAACAAATTCATGCTGGGCGCCACCTCGATCGAGGCCGAGGACACCGGCGTCAGCGTCCGCTCGGCGCTGGAGCTGTTGGGCGCGGCCTATGCCGTGCATCCGGCCTTTGCCGAAGCGCGCATCGTCGAGTTCGGCTCGGGCTTGCGGCCCGCCTACCCGGATAATCTGCCGCGGATCACAGTCGACAGGAAGATCGCCGTGAACGGGCTCTATCGCCACGGTTTTCTGCTGGCCCCCGCGCTGGCCGAGCTGACGCTTGGCTATGTGCAGCGCGGCGCGATCGACAATGAGGTGATGCGATGCGTGTGACCGTCAACGGGGAGCAGCGGGAGATCACCTCTGCCAGCGTCGACTCGCTGCTAAGCGAGCTCGAATACGAAGGCACGCATTTCGCGATTGCCGTGAATTACGACGTGCTGCCGAAAAGCCGCTGGGCGGAGACCGTGCTGAAGAGCGGCGACGAGATCGAGATCATCACGCCACGGCAGGGAGGGTGAGGATGGGCGCGCGCTCTTTCCTTCTTAACCTCGCCCCGC includes these proteins:
- a CDS encoding FAD-dependent oxidoreductase is translated as MYQKSDPRGDSSVSIIGAGIAGAWQALLFAQAGHAVTLYERSDADMTLATSHWAGGMLAPWCEAEASEPVIGRLGIRSLDLWREHFPKTPFNGSLVVAHARDRADFERFAKLTTGHVRLDARELSDLEPSLDGRFRDGLFYAGEGHVEPRKVLPELHARIEAAGGTIKFDCDADAEDLDGIVIDCRGLSARDEQPELRGVKGEMIIVETSEVELSRPVRLIHPRWPLYVIPRGDNKFMLGATSIEAEDTGVSVRSALELLGAAYAVHPAFAEARIVEFGSGLRPAYPDNLPRITVDRKIAVNGLYRHGFLLAPALAELTLGYVQRGAIDNEVMRCV
- the thiS gene encoding sulfur carrier protein ThiS; protein product: MRVTVNGEQREITSASVDSLLSELEYEGTHFAIAVNYDVLPKSRWAETVLKSGDEIEIITPRQGG